The DNA segment CGAAATCATCCAGTTGAGTATCCATCAGACCGGCACTTTCCAGCCATTCCAGATCCACACTACCACCTGATTTACCTTTTACCAATGCTTTAGGTGTTGGTAAAGCTTTCACTCTGAACCTTTGCGAACCCAGGTTTAAAGTCTTTCCGCCACTTGATGCCGAAACATTGATGTTTAATTCTTTGCCAACCTGGCTACCTGCTACGTTGACCGTGTATTTACCATTTCCGCCAGAGATCGTTCCACCATCCATACTCGCTTTCACACTCTCCAGAGGAAAGCCTGCTGCTGATACAGAAAAAGGATTCGGAATCCCTGCATAAATCACGTTCATTTTATCTGGGGATACTGTTGCAGAAGGTTTAGCAACCTGATAAGTCTGTTCAGGAGTTTTATACTCCATCACTTTACCATCGGTTTGTTTTACACGGATCGTTCCAACCCATTTAAAGACCCCTACACTCCCGGTACCTCCGGTATACACCCCTTTACCATCTTTCACAGACAGTGGGTTTGAGTTTACAGAAATCTCAGGACTGGAACGGGAATCACTTGCCGTTAAAAATACCTGAGCGGTATAAGGCTGTCCCTGAATCACATAAGAACTTGGTGCCACGGCAACTGCATCAAACTGATCCAGGTTAACCAGTGCCTTGTCCATATTCCCGAATAATTTCTTTACGATTTCTGCCTCTGCATTTTTTACGTCAGACTGAAGTTTCGTCAGAATCGTATTTGCAGCAGTTAGCGGCGTTCCTTCGCCGAAGTTGATGTCTGCCCAGTTTTTCTTGCCATTTACAGCTTTCTCGGCATTCTTAGCTTCCAATGAAAAGGTAATTCCTTTACGATCTTCCGGCTTAAGTAAAGCGATTAGTTTTTCGCGGGTTTCATTGATTTTTACCTGCAATTTATCGCCTTCTTTCTGATTGATCATAATTCCCTGAGCAATGTCCATATTAGAGCGCTCGGTTAAATCGCCTGTTTCCGGGTCGATTCCTTTTCCGGCAACCGCAAACTGGTCTTTCAGCTTCTGGATATAATTGTTCAGCTCATCAGCATAAGCTTTCGCCTTATTGGCACTTTCCCAGATCGGCTGTGCCCTTCCAGGTTCATCTTTAAGTTTTGTATTCTGAAATGCTGCAAACAACTGTTCAATGCTGAGATTGACATTTGTTTTTGAAGTCACCAAGCTGTCGTTGATGTTCTTAAAAGCATTAAGGATAGTATCTGATACGTTTAAAGCAAGCATAGCTAACAATACCAAAT comes from the Pedobacter sp. FW305-3-2-15-E-R2A2 genome and includes:
- the gldM gene encoding gliding motility protein GldM, whose product is MAGGKQTTRQKMINIMYLVLLAMLALNVSDTILNAFKNINDSLVTSKTNVNLSIEQLFAAFQNTKLKDEPGRAQPIWESANKAKAYADELNNYIQKLKDQFAVAGKGIDPETGDLTERSNMDIAQGIMINQKEGDKLQVKINETREKLIALLKPEDRKGITFSLEAKNAEKAVNGKKNWADINFGEGTPLTAANTILTKLQSDVKNAEAEIVKKLFGNMDKALVNLDQFDAVAVAPSSYVIQGQPYTAQVFLTASDSRSSPEISVNSNPLSVKDGKGVYTGGTGSVGVFKWVGTIRVKQTDGKVMEYKTPEQTYQVAKPSATVSPDKMNVIYAGIPNPFSVSAAGFPLESVKASMDGGTISGGNGKYTVNVAGSQVGKELNINVSASSGGKTLNLGSQRFRVKALPTPKALVKGKSGGSVDLEWLESAGLMDTQLDDFVFDVKYRVIRFSATFINPRSDAVTIQNSGGGFSGQVKGALNSIKPGATVIFKDIVCEGPDGRQKVLDGITFSAK